cctacattATAAGTGTTTATACACTCAGATATTTTAACACATAACGCACCTGGTTAGCTTTACACActggagtaatcccattgacccAGTGATTACtcttgtgcataaagttaagcatgtacagaagaatttgcaggatcaaggcctataATTCTAACAATTTATAATTACTTTCTACctatttttattgtcagaaacATTTTAATATCGACATTTCAAGTTCCCAGTGGTTTATATAACTATATTTTGATACTTAGAAACCTTTTTAACTCCTACCATGATCCTATCGGACCATGATCCCACAGGCTGATCCATGCAGGTGGATCCCTATGCATTTGCAGAGCCCCTCTAAAGTCAGTGGGGCTCAGTAGGGGaacagggacccacacatgcagATCCAacggcaggatcagggctttccAGTGTAACTATTTATTAGCAAGGGGCCTGACTGCAAACCCTGGGCCTCCAGCCCTCCACACTCTGAGGTGGTCAAAATCGGAACCCAGATCCAAAGCATGGGCCGAACCAACACCTCAGATCCTAACAATCCTAGACTTAGGAGAGAGGAGCTCAAAATTCAGAAAACTCCCACTTATTCATTATGCGAAGGCCTCCATCCTGCAACCTTCCTGGGTTATGGGGATCCCTGAAGTCAGGGGATGACTCACATAAGTAAGGCTTACTCATGTGATTAAGGCTGCAGGCCCAAGCCCTGCATTTATTTTGTGTAAGAATTTGAAGCGAGTGGGAAAGAGTTGGCAGATCAGGGCCTGAGAAGCCCTGTTGCCTGTTCCTGAGTTAGTGTAGTTTGACGGTTTTTTATTAAGAATTCCATACTATTATACCAACCAGACAGTTCTGAATAATATAGTAACTATTGTTATGCCAGCAATGTACATGAGACCATGCAGGACCCAAGACACACCTTGCCATAGAGAATTGACAATCCAGCTCCCCAGTACATAAGCACATTATTATCTTTACTCTCAAGCAATCCCACTGAATCACAGTGTTtgctggatctggccctgaaCAAGAACTTCCAGTATAAGCAATGCATGGAGCGGGTCACATCCGGCTCGCCTCACGCAATCACTGACTTCCCTGGGACCAGGGTCGGCCCTTTGTCAGAAGGGTTCCCCAGATATACTGGCTGGCAGAGGCTGTTTCTTTCCTCAAAGCATTGCTGTTCCTGCTCTTCCATCCCTCCTTAGCCCCTGTGGACTGGATCAGCCCTGCTCCAAAACCAGCCCCAGCTGTAGCTAGCAGGGTTTGGAGTAGATAAAACACATTCACCCACTGTAAGGAGAGTTAACAAGGGCTGTGACGGGTGCTTTCTTTCTGTACATGTGTCAGGCATTTCCTGCAAGGCTAATCGGGCTGTTTCTGTCTTTTACCTTGCTGACTCTTGCCCCTTGCTCGCAGGTCTGGAGTTGTCTGGATGCGTAGGAGCTGTCTCGCTGGGGCCTTCTGTTCCTTGGAGATCCAGGGGGCCCTGTAAGACGAAGAGGGTCCGCACAGTCTTCAAACCAGAACAGCTGGAGCGGCTGGAGCAGGAATTCCTCAAACAGCAATACATGGTGGGCACGGAGCGGGTGGATCTGGCGACCACCCTGCACCTCACAGAGACCCAGGTAGGACATCtacccccttcccctgaggccatgAGCAATCTGGGATCTCTACACGGTCCTCGGGGTCAGGCAGAGATCCAGGCATGGTCCCTTCCTGGGACTGCAGCCGGAAATGACAGCAGATGAGCCACCTAGCAAGTTTCAGGGCTTCTGTCTCTGCTATAGCGTGAGGAGCTCCTGTCATAAGGAGCTGATTCTCCCCAGAAACGGGGAGGGTCCCTGGGATCCCAAGGGAAATCCCCTGACTAGGAATATTTAAAATTAGATGAGACAAAGCACAGGCAAGTCATgatgcatagttaacctgtggccCTACCATATAAGATATCACTGAGGCAGGAGGCAAAATAAGGTTAGAAATTTGCCTGAATAATAACAacctccactgatgcatttttaGTCTACTTAATGGATGTATTTGGGGTATAGATGCTCCTGGTTGAGGGCCCAAGCCAGACAAAGTGTTATAGGTTAGAAAGACTCTTCCTATATGGGAAGATTACTGTGCAATTGTCAAAATGGGGCCATCGTTCCTCTGCAGCAGCGGATACTGGCCACAGCTAGAGACAGGAGACTGGAGTAGGTGGGCCACTGCTTTGATGCAGCCTGGCTATTCCTATTGTactgcaaggatcagttctgcATTAGCTGGCGaaggtggactagatgactcatTTTCCATCTCTAGTTTCTATGATTCTTGATTTTTGTCACTGTGCATGCGACTATCATGGGGGCTGAGGGTCACAAAGACCTCTGGGAACTGGGGACTCTTTCCATGATCGCTGATTTGCGTCACTTTTAAGAAGGCCTAGGAGTGGGCCCCACCCTTCCAAGCCAGCAGCACTGTCCCCCAGCTCTTCTCCTGCTTTCGCTGATCATTGCTGTTCCTGGTTGGATGACCCAGAGGGAGTTTTGCCTTGACCTCATCGGGCGCAAGATCGGGCCTTTTCTAACCAGTCTAATCACCCCCTTTGTGCTGAGGTGGCTGGTACATGGGGCTGCTTAGGGAGAGCTGCGTTCAGACAGAGtcggggagtcaggactcttgtGATCCGTTTCATTATTGTCTGTGTGCAGATGGCATGACCGTcatgtgactcagtttccccatctgtaaatcagGGACAATACCACTTACCAACCTCACTGGGCAGTTGGCAGGCTTAGGtaaatgtctgtaaagtgctttgagagcctcaaAAGAAAGGAGCCACTGCTTTATTTATAACTATTATTAATAATCCTTATGGCCCATGTTGCCAAGAGCCTCTTAGCACCAAATCCTTCTGCAGGTCAAACTCCAGGAGTCTTGCCTGTGGAGGGATTACAGAATTGGGCCCTGCTGACAGTCTTTTAGCACAATTCAAAGACTTGCCAGGTCAGGGCTGTAATGCCCCCAAGCCTTGTCCCAGAGCGAGTGGTTTTCATTGCCTGTTGTGCTGAATCTCTCCTAGGTGAAAGTCTGGTTCCAGAACCGGAGGATCAAATGGAGAAAGCAAAGCCTGGAGCAGAAGAAAGCGAAGCTGGCGCAGTTTGGAGAGACGCAGCCTCTTCCTACGGACTCGATGGACCTCGAGAACAACGAGGAAGACACGGTGGATGTGGAGGTCTAAATGGCTTCAGAATTCCCTGCTGCAGACGTTGCTCTTGCAATGGAACTAGTGGGGGTTTACAGCTATGTCCAAGGAGAAGACTGACCGATGAAGCTACCAGGGAGTTAAGCAGCTGCTCCACACATGCGCTTCTCCAGCCGGATAAATAGATCAAGCTCTTTATCTGAATGCTGATGATACCGGACTGACCTGGCGCTGCCTAGGATGTGTCTGTGATATGCAACACCCACTGTCTGGCAACCTCATACTAGAGACCCAGGGCCTGCTGCTTATCAGGTCAGTTGCACACAGGCTGACCAGataccaagtgtgaaaaattgggacagtgggttgcggtgggggggtaataggagcctatataggaaaaagcctcaaatatcaggactgtccctataaaatcagaacatctggtcaccctatttgcacATGGGCAGCTTCCATAACAAGGCCACAGTGTGTAAAACCAGATAACCCACAagtctttcttttctctgttgAAATGCCACAAagcatggcccctttccagcagaAAGACTGGGGTTAAAATTAGACATGAGAGAAGGGGGCAAGTCATAGAGTTCAAATCCAGATCCAGACATCAGTGCATGTAAATGCAGTGCAGTTGTGATTTATCAGCCCCCTGGTGCTGCTGAGTAGCCCTGGGCAGGGAGAGTGTTAAGAGAATCAGACTCATGACTTTTTCCCTAGTAGCCTCCTAGTTCATTTATTTCCATGTCAGGTTTGAAGTTCAGATCTGCACAAAAAATGCTCCTCTAAAATTTGCAATAAAGTAAAGGGGATCTGACCAAACTAAGGAGAAAAAAGCCCAGCTGGCCATAATTGAGGGCTTGGTACTGCCACAAGcataattctcattgatttcaatgggagtgccGCTGCTGTCCCTATATactgattctgatcttatttacacCGATACTCCACCGGTGTAAGCCTATTATCTGCCATGGAGTTATCGTAAGAGACACGAGAAGAGGCTCAGGTCCTTCCAGGTCAATgtaagactgcaggatcaggtcctaaagaTAAACATTTGCAGTTCAAGTTTTCTGAAAGCTGTAAGCACCTAGGGCTTAGAATGAAAGTGCCTCCAGGCAGCCCTCCTGCATCGCTGCAATAAGGATTTGTACATTTTTGCCTCTCTCCTGGCCTGCAAAGCCCAGATCAAAGACCTCACCCCTACGCACATATTGCATTACCTTTACCGTGCAGAGGTGCGCTCAAGTGGCAAAATCTGGGCCTAGCTTTCAGTTACCTCTCTCCATAGGGCAGTGTTTGGATGTGGAATTTTGCTTCAGCCCATTATACAAGTATTGCTTTGGATTTCAAACTCCATCTTTATACCAAGCACggtctttcccccacccccagccacgcACACACACTCTTTATGACTCCAGCTGTAGTTGCTCTGTTGTGTCTTCCATCTCTGCATTATGTCAGAGGAAACAGCATCTGGTGGTTTTGTCCAGTATCTCACAATAGAGCCAGCGCTTGTATTTTTAACAGGAGAGCAAACTGGGTTTGTACAGTTGAGGACAGGTGAGGCTCAATCCCTTTTCTATTTCATTGTCTGAGGTGTGCTTTGAGTTCACATTGCCAGCTGCTAAGGGCGCTCTTAGCACCCAAATGCTCAGTACCGGGGCTTGCCGCCACGGGTGTTTGCTGTTTCCTGTGTTTGCTGAAGCCCAGTCAGGACTGCTCCAGGATATTAAAGCAGCTGGCTGCCTGGCAGTTGGCCCCAAATGCTCAGGATAATTTATTGTGCCTCTTTTTGAACCAGAACATTGTAAATAACACGACTCTTGTATTATTTATAGACATAGCCCTGCTTTTTGGacactgtaatttatttatttgcttcacATTTGCCCATAATAAAAACTAGTCTATTTcaaaagagctacaaagggatggAAACTGGGAGGTGATATTTTCTTTCAAGCAAAGATGTGACTGGGTGGCTCGCAGGGGGATTGGAGCCTGTGGGTGATGGGGCTCAGACTGCACCACCTTGGCAGATGGTTCATACATTCAGTCAGATTCAGCCTGTGATTTCCCATCACTGGTGCACTAGCCATTTTCCTTCTTGTTTTATCTACAAACCAGGATGACCCGTAAGAGGGAAGCCAGCCGAAGCGGTGGTTAGgggtgtcacagactcacagatcgtgcccactcttggccccgtgCAGTCCGTGGGGGgatgcccctttcagtgagacagcccttcccGGGGGTCCATTCTCTCCCGGGGTCAGGCTCCTCCACCTACTGGagccacctctctgagccttagcacacctgtttcTCGCAGTGGGCCCCCCCAGGGAGTTcactcgctctggacccccagggcctccactccccccaccccccgaaggggttgatgcagccctgttctctagaccggagtgactctcagccaaaaacagaagggtttattgAGCTTTGaagacagcacaggaaactctcagggcctcaggcctggcctccctcagcacagcacatcccagtctccctgcatccaggtgggctctgcctgcttcccctctccagcccagagcccccctgcttcccagctgggcatctgatatcaccggccccaagccccacctctgTCCATTGGGTCGCCTTAAACAGGGTCATAAACCGGGTggcctgggctcctctcctccttctgtcctctggccccctctggctggaaccagctggtcaggtcaccggggccctctcttcacagcccattgtccttccactggccagaactgg
This sequence is a window from Gopherus evgoodei ecotype Sinaloan lineage chromosome 5, rGopEvg1_v1.p, whole genome shotgun sequence. Protein-coding genes within it:
- the LOC115652593 gene encoding homeobox protein not2-like, which gives rise to MLQSPFFPGLLSNILATATDSSGPPASPDVPQPPRKTPFNIDAILSKPEPQKKGAASARWSSKLPLEWHRWIYPATYSIGLVPYPAMYLDKLGYGVLHQQLQHRVQRGCLFSYPSCKQDSLELSGCVGAVSLGPSVPWRSRGPCKTKRVRTVFKPEQLERLEQEFLKQQYMVGTERVDLATTLHLTETQVKVWFQNRRIKWRKQSLEQKKAKLAQFGETQPLPTDSMDLENNEEDTVDVEV